A window of the Eulemur rufifrons isolate Redbay chromosome 6, OSU_ERuf_1, whole genome shotgun sequence genome harbors these coding sequences:
- the LOC138384056 gene encoding olfactory receptor 52I2-like encodes MLRPTYNHTMDTPATFFLTGIPGLQSSHLWLAISLSAMYTIALIGNTLIMTVIWMDSTLQEPMYRFLCVLAAVDIIMASSVVPKMVSILCSGDSSISFNACFTQMYFVHAATAMETGLLLAMAFDRYVAICKPLHYRIILTPQVTLGMSVTITIRVVTFMTPLSWMVSHLPFCGSNVVLHSYCEHMAVAKLACADPTPSSLYSLVGSSIIVGSDVVFIAASYILILRAVFGLSSRNAQLKALSTCGSHVGVMALFYLPGMASIYVAWLGQDVVPLHTQVLLADLYLVIPPTLNPIIYGMRFTQMRERIWSLLMRWLFGHTNLGS; translated from the coding sequence ATGCTGAGGCCAACTTACAACCACACAATGGACACCCCTGCCACATTCTTCCTCACAGGTATTCCAGGACTGCAGTCTTCCCATCTCTGGCTGGCTATCTCACTGAGTGCCATGTACACCATAGCCCTGATAGGAAACACCCTCATCATGACTGTAATCTGGATGGATTCCACTCTACAAGAGCCCATGTATCGCTTCCTGTGTGTTCTGGCTGCTGTGGACATTATTATGGCCTCATCTGTGGTGCCCAAGATGGTGAGCATCTTATGCTCAGGAGACAGTTCCATCAGCTTTAATGCTTGTTTCACTCAGATGTATTTTGTCCATGCAGCCACAGCTATGGAGACTGGTCTGCTGCTGGCCATGGCTTTTGATCGCTATGTAGCCATTTGCAAACCCTTACACTACAGAATAATTCTCACACCCCAAGTGACTCTGGGAATGAGTGTGACCATCACCATCAGAGTTGTGACATTCATGACACCACTGAGTTGGATGGTGAGCCATCTACCTTTCTGTGGCTCCAATGTGGTCCTCCACTCCTACTGTGAACACATGGCTGTGGCCAAGTTAGCATGTGCTGACCCCACGCCCAGCAGTCTCTACAGTCTGGTTGGTTCTTCCATTATTGTGGGCTCAGATGTGGTCTTCATTGCTGCCTCCTATATTTTGATTCTCAGGGCAGTATTTGGTCTCTCCTCAAGGAATGCTCAGCTGAAAGCATTAAGCACATGTGGCTCCCATGTGGGAGTTATGGCTCTGTTCTATCTACCTGGGATGGCATCCATCTATGTAGCCTGGCTAGGGCAGGATGTAGTGCCCTTGCACACCCAGGTGCTGTTAGCTGATTTATATCTGGTCATCCCACCCACCTTAAACCCCATCATCTATGGCATGAGGTTCACACAAATGCGGGAGAGAATATGGAGTTTGCTGATGCGCTGGCTCTTTGGCCACACCAACCTGGGTTCATGA